A window of Metabacillus sp. B2-18 contains these coding sequences:
- a CDS encoding spore germination protein, whose product MMNKMTYEGGREKLSLVQVLARFRTSSDFIQYEAETSQVKYWVSYFRTMVDMQTLQKSIMPFLKSENWKTLDDLQKGIPIEIIIITIDTDVIKEKLLDGYILICLTEYGLPGLLIKATINKARDVSLPEVEFSVVGPKEAFVESIESNINLIRKRIPDEKLRIFELKVGELSKTKVAILYIEGIANEENVHTVKQRIKNIEFDQISDSSFITQMISDNHNSPFPQLLDTERPDRVSSILAEGKVGVMVDGSPHVLIGPTTLVEFFSAFDDYFYNWLNASFFRLIRLFAVAFSILVTPIYVATLTYHYELIPGDLLNTLISSRRVVPLPPILEALFLELTIELLREAGARLPTKVGQTIGIVGGIVIGTASVEAGLTSNILLIIVALSALASFTTPIYAMGNTIRMLRFPFLLLAEWLGLLGLMLCFCFLMTHLLRLTSLGRPFLEPIYPPRTKDMKDALIRLPFSLLSKRPSQLRTNNPIRFPSKKAKMNKDIDE is encoded by the coding sequence ATGATGAATAAAATGACGTATGAAGGTGGCAGAGAAAAGCTATCATTAGTACAGGTGTTAGCAAGGTTTAGAACTTCTTCTGACTTTATTCAATATGAAGCCGAGACTTCACAGGTTAAGTACTGGGTATCTTACTTTAGGACAATGGTTGATATGCAGACTCTTCAAAAAAGTATTATGCCTTTTTTAAAGAGTGAGAATTGGAAAACATTAGATGATTTGCAAAAGGGAATACCAATCGAAATTATCATTATCACTATTGATACAGATGTGATTAAGGAAAAGTTATTAGACGGCTACATTCTTATTTGCTTAACAGAGTATGGATTGCCTGGCTTATTAATTAAAGCAACAATTAATAAAGCGCGTGATGTTTCTTTACCTGAAGTTGAGTTTAGTGTGGTTGGTCCAAAAGAGGCCTTTGTTGAATCAATTGAATCTAATATTAATTTAATCCGAAAACGAATTCCAGATGAAAAACTACGTATTTTTGAATTGAAAGTCGGTGAGCTTTCAAAAACAAAGGTAGCAATTTTATATATAGAGGGAATTGCGAATGAAGAGAATGTTCACACGGTTAAACAAAGGATTAAAAACATTGAATTTGACCAAATTAGTGACAGCTCCTTTATTACGCAAATGATTTCAGATAATCACAATTCTCCTTTTCCTCAGTTATTGGATACGGAACGCCCTGACAGGGTGTCATCGATTTTAGCTGAAGGAAAGGTTGGTGTTATGGTTGATGGATCTCCACATGTATTAATTGGACCCACAACGTTAGTGGAATTTTTTTCAGCATTTGATGACTACTTTTATAACTGGTTAAATGCATCATTTTTTAGACTGATTCGTTTGTTTGCAGTAGCATTTTCTATTTTAGTTACACCTATTTATGTTGCTACCTTAACTTACCATTACGAATTAATTCCAGGTGATTTATTAAATACTCTCATTTCATCCAGACGAGTAGTACCATTGCCGCCGATACTAGAGGCATTGTTTTTAGAATTAACGATCGAGCTTTTGCGTGAAGCTGGAGCACGCCTTCCTACTAAAGTTGGTCAAACAATTGGTATCGTTGGAGGGATTGTTATTGGAACGGCTTCTGTAGAGGCGGGTCTTACAAGTAATATTTTATTAATTATTGTTGCGCTTTCAGCACTTGCGTCTTTTACAACACCAATTTACGCTATGGGCAACACAATCCGTATGCTTCGCTTTCCATTTTTATTATTGGCAGAATGGTTAGGGTTACTGGGATTAATGCTTTGTTTCTGTTTTCTTATGACCCATTTGTTAAGATTAACCTCTTTAGGGAGACCTTTTTTAGAGCCAATCTATCCACCTAGAACAAAAGATATGAAAGACGCGCTAATTAGACTTCCGTTTTCCTTATTGTCAAAACGACCGTCACAATTGAGAACAAATAATCCGATAAGGTTTCCTTCTAAAAAGGCAAAAATGAATAAAGATATTGATGAATGA
- a CDS encoding polysaccharide biosynthesis protein, with translation MNTFVKGTLMLVIAAFFGECLEFFINMILARELGEEGMGLYMSILPIIFFIVIIASLELPISISKFVAEKHRETHFYMLRHTLLLTIIFTCISVVAAVLTIPHLPFLDTYHPYVKWLFVILIPVVSFSSIARGYFMGVQHMGKIAFSNFLKKLVQLGILYWVYQSFQFQIELALLIALATLIGSELLVSAYLIAVYIMEYQILSKENNKFLRGDKVRKALFSVSFPTTGLRLFHSFTHAIQPFLVKGALVAAGFSSIMANEHYGMLAGVAMSIGFFPAFIGHSLMVMLIPNVSEAYANNDNNKLVRLLQQSMVITLLYGSVSVFVMYMFAEPLSRLFFDSSTAAFYLKLLWPYFLFHFFIIPMQAYLIGLGLVKDALFHTVWSHIISFGMMYVLGSMEVLQMKGIILGMNMGAVLLMLMHYVTICNKLEVSVYFMKKRYTY, from the coding sequence ATGAATACTTTTGTTAAAGGGACATTAATGCTTGTTATAGCAGCCTTTTTCGGTGAATGTTTAGAGTTTTTCATTAACATGATTTTGGCTCGGGAGTTAGGAGAAGAGGGAATGGGCTTATATATGTCCATTTTACCGATTATCTTTTTTATTGTTATAATCGCCAGTTTAGAGTTGCCGATTTCTATTTCTAAATTTGTTGCTGAAAAGCATCGTGAAACACATTTTTATATGTTGAGACATACTCTTTTGTTGACCATTATCTTTACATGTATATCTGTTGTAGCTGCTGTACTAACTATTCCACATTTACCATTTTTAGATACCTACCATCCATATGTAAAATGGTTGTTCGTTATTCTCATACCTGTTGTGTCATTTTCATCGATTGCAAGAGGTTATTTTATGGGAGTACAACACATGGGGAAGATCGCATTTTCAAATTTCTTAAAAAAGCTAGTACAACTTGGTATTCTTTATTGGGTGTATCAATCCTTTCAGTTTCAAATTGAGCTTGCATTGCTTATTGCTTTAGCTACATTAATTGGAAGTGAGCTGCTTGTAAGTGCCTATTTAATTGCTGTCTATATTATGGAATATCAAATACTTAGCAAAGAAAATAATAAGTTCCTACGTGGAGATAAAGTGAGAAAGGCTCTTTTTTCCGTCTCTTTTCCAACTACAGGATTGAGGCTTTTTCATTCTTTTACACATGCAATACAGCCTTTCCTTGTAAAGGGTGCTTTAGTTGCAGCTGGATTTTCTAGTATCATGGCCAATGAACATTATGGAATGCTAGCGGGTGTAGCTATGTCAATTGGTTTCTTTCCAGCTTTTATAGGTCATTCTTTAATGGTGATGCTTATACCGAATGTGTCTGAAGCCTATGCGAATAACGATAATAACAAGTTAGTACGATTGTTACAGCAGTCAATGGTTATTACATTACTTTATGGATCTGTTTCGGTTTTTGTGATGTATATGTTTGCAGAACCACTTTCCCGCTTATTTTTTGATTCTTCAACTGCTGCATTTTATTTAAAGCTATTATGGCCGTACTTTCTTTTCCATTTTTTCATCATTCCTATGCAAGCCTATTTAATTGGTTTGGGGCTCGTCAAGGATGCCCTTTTTCATACTGTATGGTCCCATATCATTTCGTTTGGGATGATGTATGTATTAGGTTCTATGGAAGTACTGCAAATGAAAGGGATTATCTTGGGGATGAACATGGGAGCTGTGCTTCTTATGCTCATGCATTACGTAACAATTTGCAATAAGCTAGAAGTAAGTGTGTATTTTATGAAAAAAAGATATACGTATTAA
- a CDS encoding GerAB/ArcD/ProY family transporter: MKIAERFQVSHFLVFYLIHSLQFGVGVLGFQRIVAEKSGRDAWIAVIISGLFVHISVWMIFRILKDFDGNIIDVHKELFGKWIGGALSTLFGLYFCLLAINVLNTYIEIIVVWMFPDLNSWLFTSIFLLLVYYVISGGFRIVTGICFFGVVLPSYLIFTFFFPIEFSDLSNLAPPLNHSFKDMASSTKDMSLTVLGFEALLVYYPFIKRPEKSKKWAHLGVAYSTLLFTLIMMISLAYFSEEQLQKNVWATLTIWKIVEMPFVERFEYIGIANWCLIILPNVCLTFWCASRCLKDTFKFNQRILLALVLLLAFFIIPLIQTREKISFFNDLVSQIGFYMMFGYIPILFFLTVLIKKIKGRKA; the protein is encoded by the coding sequence ATGAAAATAGCAGAGCGTTTTCAAGTATCACATTTTTTAGTATTCTATTTGATCCACTCACTCCAATTTGGTGTAGGAGTATTAGGATTTCAAAGGATTGTAGCAGAAAAATCAGGAAGAGATGCCTGGATCGCCGTTATTATATCAGGATTATTTGTACATATTTCAGTATGGATGATTTTTCGTATTTTAAAAGATTTTGACGGCAACATTATTGATGTTCATAAAGAACTTTTTGGGAAATGGATCGGTGGTGCTCTTAGTACTCTTTTTGGTCTATATTTCTGTTTACTAGCGATAAATGTTTTAAATACTTATATAGAAATTATTGTAGTTTGGATGTTTCCGGATCTCAATTCTTGGTTGTTTACATCAATCTTTTTGTTATTAGTCTACTATGTGATTAGTGGTGGATTTAGAATCGTAACAGGTATATGCTTTTTTGGAGTTGTTTTACCTAGTTATTTAATATTTACATTTTTCTTTCCAATTGAATTCTCAGATTTATCTAATCTAGCCCCACCGCTTAATCATTCTTTCAAAGATATGGCTTCTTCAACTAAGGATATGTCTTTAACAGTATTAGGGTTTGAGGCTTTGTTAGTTTATTATCCATTTATCAAACGACCGGAAAAGTCAAAAAAATGGGCACATCTCGGGGTTGCCTATAGTACATTATTGTTTACTTTAATCATGATGATCTCACTTGCTTATTTTAGTGAGGAACAATTGCAGAAAAATGTGTGGGCTACATTAACAATTTGGAAGATTGTTGAAATGCCTTTTGTGGAACGTTTTGAATATATAGGAATTGCTAACTGGTGTTTAATCATATTGCCTAACGTTTGTTTAACTTTTTGGTGTGCGAGCAGATGTCTTAAGGATACATTTAAATTTAATCAGAGAATTTTGCTTGCACTTGTTTTGCTTTTGGCATTTTTTATCATTCCATTGATTCAAACAAGAGAGAAAATAAGCTTTTTTAATGACTTAGTTTCACAAATAGGCTTTTATATGATGTTTGGATATATACCGATTCTTTTCTTTCTCACAGTATTGATAAAAAAAATAAAGGGGAGAAAAGCGTGA
- a CDS encoding IS1182 family transposase, translated as MKYDHISFVNYNMNQLVLPLDLEILIPQNHLSIIVHEAVENLDDTLLVQPYKGGGRPSYHPKMLLKVIIYAYTQKVYSGRQMEKLLTENIYFMWLSGCQTPDFRTINRFRSERMKDIIYQVFFSIIELLREKGLVKLEHYFVDGTKIEANANQYTFVWRKATEKYEKSLDDKYRQLALQIEHILENEEKTAPSMGLEEKLKETPITSEQIEQSIKKLEKHLETEPKNKEAKKAVRLLKKDYLPRKMKYEEQNQLFNGRNSFSKTDNDATFMRMKEDHMRNGQLKPGYNVQTGTEGQFITGFSLHQRAGDPGCLIPHLQHLEEHGVKPEKIVADSGYGSEENYDFLEREGRTAYIKYNTFDQEQKRNWKKKIERVENMEYDEELDEFICANKQSLVFQYETSKTSENEYVSIKRKYSCFECAGCPFQKTCAKGKEQKTITISLENQRQRKEIRERLQSEEGKKLYSQRKCDVESVFGQIKHNQQFRRFSMRGLQKNTIEWGLLCVAHNCKKMQKAIKRNKVKEEIGCQ; from the coding sequence ATGAAATATGATCATATCTCTTTCGTTAATTATAACATGAATCAGTTAGTTCTTCCATTAGACCTTGAAATTCTCATCCCTCAAAATCATTTATCTATCATTGTTCACGAAGCTGTAGAAAATCTAGACGATACTTTGTTGGTTCAACCCTACAAAGGTGGTGGACGCCCATCATATCACCCAAAAATGTTACTTAAAGTCATCATATATGCTTATACACAAAAAGTTTATTCAGGAAGACAAATGGAAAAGTTACTAACCGAAAATATCTACTTTATGTGGTTAAGCGGTTGTCAAACTCCTGATTTTCGTACGATCAATCGGTTTCGATCAGAGCGAATGAAAGACATTATCTATCAAGTCTTCTTCTCAATTATAGAGTTACTACGTGAAAAAGGATTAGTCAAGCTGGAGCACTATTTTGTAGATGGGACTAAGATTGAAGCAAATGCAAATCAGTATACTTTTGTTTGGCGAAAAGCGACAGAGAAATATGAAAAAAGTTTAGATGATAAATATCGTCAACTCGCTTTACAAATTGAGCACATCCTTGAAAATGAGGAAAAGACCGCCCCTTCCATGGGGCTAGAAGAAAAGCTGAAAGAAACTCCTATTACTTCAGAACAGATTGAACAAAGTATTAAAAAGTTAGAAAAGCATTTAGAGACAGAACCTAAAAATAAAGAGGCAAAAAAAGCTGTTCGATTATTAAAGAAAGACTATCTTCCTCGAAAAATGAAATATGAAGAACAAAATCAACTTTTCAATGGAAGAAACAGTTTCTCGAAAACAGATAATGATGCAACTTTTATGAGAATGAAGGAAGATCATATGCGAAATGGGCAGTTAAAACCAGGATATAATGTACAAACAGGAACAGAAGGTCAATTTATTACAGGTTTCTCTCTACATCAAAGAGCAGGTGATCCAGGCTGCTTGATCCCTCATCTTCAACACCTGGAGGAGCACGGAGTGAAACCAGAAAAAATAGTTGCCGATTCTGGTTATGGTAGTGAGGAAAACTATGACTTTTTAGAAAGAGAAGGACGAACAGCGTACATAAAATATAATACATTTGATCAAGAACAAAAAAGAAACTGGAAAAAGAAAATCGAACGTGTAGAAAATATGGAGTACGATGAGGAACTAGATGAGTTTATATGTGCAAACAAGCAAAGCCTTGTATTCCAGTATGAAACCTCAAAAACTTCTGAAAATGAATATGTTTCAATTAAAAGAAAATATTCATGTTTTGAATGTGCAGGCTGCCCTTTCCAAAAAACTTGTGCAAAAGGAAAAGAACAAAAAACAATTACAATATCTCTAGAAAATCAAAGACAACGAAAAGAGATTCGTGAACGTCTTCAGAGTGAAGAAGGAAAAAAATTATATAGCCAACGAAAATGTGATGTGGAAAGTGTATTTGGACAAATAAAACATAATCAGCAGTTCAGACGCTTTTCGATGCGTGGCCTCCAAAAAAATACGATTGAATGGGGGCTTCTTTGCGTTGCACATAACTGTAAAAAAATGCAGAAAGCAATAAAAAGAAATAAAGTAAAAGAGGAAATTGGATGCCAATAA
- a CDS encoding Ger(x)C family spore germination protein, protein MNCRFVFVSLLMMTFLTGCIEKEIIDDVNLITAMGIDLVEGEDKIKGSANIDTYIKDQPVTDHVIVEESELARDVVSNMQKQSPDPLVLGKLQIVLFGESLAKQGLTEMVDTLQRDASIGERLLLVITRGEANAILESDFSTLGAAKYLTNLVLHNKLNSDLPRTNLHLFLYQHYSKGQDPFLPIIKKNEGSGSVEIDGIALLDGKKMVGEISNEKLLFFKVLADQYTKGTYTVKMPDTGESVGVKSIASSRELKVISTNPIKVEIKVHIEGVINEFTGKKITPEVMGKVEKAFKDVVEKESLALIDKFKELKIDPIGIGDDLRSQSRTFLIDEWRERIPELEVDLQADIVISESGVID, encoded by the coding sequence GTGAATTGTAGGTTTGTATTCGTATCTTTGCTAATGATGACATTTCTAACAGGATGTATTGAAAAAGAAATTATAGATGATGTAAACCTTATAACAGCTATGGGCATTGATCTTGTTGAAGGAGAAGATAAGATAAAAGGATCGGCTAATATTGATACATACATTAAAGATCAACCCGTTACAGATCATGTTATTGTGGAGGAATCTGAATTGGCGCGTGATGTTGTTTCAAACATGCAAAAACAATCACCAGATCCACTCGTGTTAGGTAAATTACAGATTGTTTTATTTGGGGAAAGTCTTGCCAAACAAGGACTTACAGAAATGGTTGATACGCTTCAGCGTGATGCTTCAATTGGTGAGCGATTATTGCTTGTTATTACAAGAGGTGAGGCAAATGCGATTTTAGAATCAGACTTTTCGACACTCGGTGCAGCAAAATACTTAACTAACTTGGTCTTACATAACAAACTGAATAGTGACTTGCCACGAACGAATCTACATTTGTTTCTTTATCAACATTATTCAAAGGGGCAGGATCCATTCCTTCCGATTATAAAAAAAAATGAGGGGTCCGGTAGTGTTGAAATTGATGGAATAGCGCTTTTGGATGGCAAAAAAATGGTTGGTGAAATTTCAAATGAGAAGTTGTTATTTTTTAAAGTACTAGCAGATCAGTATACAAAAGGCACTTATACAGTCAAAATGCCTGACACAGGTGAATCAGTTGGCGTTAAAAGCATAGCCTCATCACGTGAGCTAAAGGTAATTTCAACAAATCCAATTAAGGTGGAAATAAAAGTTCATATTGAGGGGGTTATAAATGAGTTTACAGGGAAGAAAATTACCCCAGAGGTAATGGGGAAAGTTGAGAAAGCCTTTAAAGATGTTGTGGAAAAAGAATCGCTAGCTCTAATTGATAAATTTAAAGAGTTAAAAATAGATCCGATTGGAATTGGAGACGATCTCCGGTCACAGTCTCGTACATTTCTAATTGATGAGTGGCGGGAGCGAATCCCTGAGTTGGAGGTGGACTTGCAGGCGGATATAGTTATCTCTGAATCAGGTGTTATCGATTAA
- a CDS encoding patatin-like phospholipase family protein, which produces MVDTGLVLEGGGMRGIYTAGVLEYFMEKDLYFPYVIGVSAGACFGASYLSRQKGRNRKVNIDLVSHPKYLSFRNFVKQRQLFGMDFLFDEIPNNLVPYDFETFYNSPEEFVVTTTDCHTGQPLYFSKDDYGKDLLKVIRASSSLPFIAPIVEFKGKHLLDGGIVDSVPIKKAEKDGLKKNVVVLTRDDNYTKKKSNIRWLLSRVYGQYPELVESVLSRYNMYNQTIDHIKEEEKKGNIFVIQPSSKVKVGRIERNQTKLEELYTLGFEDARREYNELKKWLED; this is translated from the coding sequence ATGGTTGATACAGGTCTTGTATTAGAAGGCGGCGGTATGCGCGGAATTTATACTGCTGGAGTATTAGAGTATTTTATGGAAAAAGACTTATATTTTCCTTATGTTATTGGTGTATCCGCTGGAGCGTGTTTTGGTGCGTCTTATCTTTCTAGACAAAAAGGAAGAAATCGAAAAGTTAACATTGATTTAGTTTCACATCCAAAATATCTTTCTTTTAGAAATTTTGTGAAACAGCGACAATTATTTGGAATGGATTTTCTGTTTGATGAAATACCTAATAACCTTGTTCCATATGATTTTGAGACCTTTTATAACAGCCCGGAAGAATTTGTCGTTACAACAACAGATTGTCATACAGGTCAGCCTCTTTATTTTAGTAAAGATGACTATGGTAAAGATTTGTTGAAGGTTATACGAGCTTCGAGTTCATTACCTTTTATTGCTCCGATTGTAGAATTTAAAGGTAAACATTTATTAGATGGAGGAATTGTGGATTCAGTACCAATCAAAAAAGCTGAAAAAGATGGACTAAAAAAGAACGTAGTGGTTCTTACAAGAGATGATAATTATACTAAGAAAAAATCGAACATTAGGTGGTTATTATCGAGAGTCTATGGACAATATCCAGAGTTGGTAGAATCTGTTTTATCAAGATATAATATGTATAATCAGACAATAGATCACATAAAAGAGGAAGAGAAGAAGGGAAATATTTTTGTTATTCAACCAAGTTCAAAAGTGAAAGTTGGAAGAATTGAAAGAAATCAAACGAAGCTTGAGGAATTATATACACTTGGCTTTGAAGATGCCAGAAGAGAATATAATGAATTGAAAAAATGGTTGGAGGATTAA
- a CDS encoding TlpA family protein disulfide reductase, with amino-acid sequence MNTFSFFLKILLIIFIVFPVFSDSSLALEKGEKAIDFTLKTTEDIEFNLESLKGKVIVLTFWTTWCSYCQEEMAELKKFYIGEKSKDIEVIGVNITSSENSQKEVIQFVKQSKLPFSVALDVNGEVSKSYQVIGIPTNYIIDKTGTIKDKILGPVTAERLHQALLDL; translated from the coding sequence ATGAACACATTTAGCTTTTTTTTAAAGATACTGCTCATCATTTTTATTGTTTTTCCTGTTTTTAGCGATAGCTCGCTTGCTCTTGAAAAAGGAGAAAAAGCAATTGATTTCACATTGAAAACGACAGAAGATATTGAATTCAATTTAGAATCCCTAAAAGGAAAAGTAATTGTTCTTACATTTTGGACTACTTGGTGTTCTTATTGTCAGGAAGAAATGGCGGAATTGAAGAAGTTTTATATAGGGGAAAAATCAAAGGATATTGAGGTAATTGGAGTTAACATTACATCTTCAGAAAACAGTCAAAAAGAAGTTATCCAATTTGTGAAGCAATCAAAATTACCGTTTTCAGTTGCTTTAGATGTAAATGGAGAGGTTTCAAAGAGTTATCAAGTCATTGGAATTCCTACGAATTATATAATAGATAAAACTGGAACAATTAAAGACAAAATATTAGGACCTGTAACTGCTGAAAGGTTACATCAGGCATTATTAGATCTTTAG
- a CDS encoding YkvS family protein yields the protein MKIAKVGSIIEFRDGLTGVVEKVNENSVIVDLTYMENFKDLDLDRRTVVNHKNYKIIKDSFS from the coding sequence ATGAAGATCGCTAAAGTAGGTAGTATCATAGAATTCAGAGATGGTTTAACAGGTGTTGTTGAAAAAGTAAATGAAAATTCCGTCATTGTTGATTTAACATATATGGAAAATTTTAAAGACTTAGATCTTGATAGACGTACAGTTGTTAATCATAAAAACTATAAAATTATTAAAGACTCTTTTTCTTAA
- the queF gene encoding preQ(1) synthase encodes MAGRKSDELQDVTLLGNQGVNYLFEYSPQILETFDNKHPNRDYFVKFNCPEFTSLCPITNQPDFATIYISYIPDVKMVESKSLKLYLFSFRNHGDFHEDCMNIIMNDLIELMDPRYIEVWGKFTPRGGISIDPYTNYGKPGTKYEKMAEYRMMNHDLYPETVDNR; translated from the coding sequence ATGGCTGGAAGAAAAAGCGACGAATTACAAGATGTTACATTACTTGGGAATCAAGGAGTAAACTACTTGTTTGAATATTCACCACAAATCTTAGAGACTTTTGATAATAAACATCCGAATCGCGATTATTTTGTTAAATTTAATTGTCCGGAGTTTACTTCACTATGTCCGATTACAAATCAACCTGATTTTGCTACAATTTATATTAGTTATATTCCTGATGTTAAAATGGTTGAAAGTAAATCTTTGAAATTATATTTATTTAGTTTTAGAAACCACGGTGATTTTCACGAAGATTGTATGAATATAATTATGAATGATTTAATTGAGTTAATGGATCCACGATATATCGAAGTATGGGGTAAGTTTACACCACGTGGTGGGATTTCAATTGATCCTTATACGAATTATGGTAAGCCTGGTACAAAGTATGAGAAAATGGCTGAATACCGTATGATGAATCATGATCTATATCCAGAAACAGTTGATAATCGATAG
- a CDS encoding cell wall hydrolase: MKKTILKLVAVSTLAFSLIAMTAPQSKASAATTYQVQSGDTFWIIGKKYGVPVKSLMSTNNKSSHLLFIGEKLVIPQTITASEMDLLARLVNAEAKGEPYAGKVAVASVVLNRVDSSLFPNSISSVIYQKDQGYYAFTPVQNGTINSPADASAKAAVKEALAFRGMGKGSLYFYNPKTAKSTWITSRQVTVTIGNHRFAK; the protein is encoded by the coding sequence ATGAAAAAAACAATCTTAAAACTTGTTGCTGTTTCAACATTAGCTTTTTCGCTAATTGCGATGACTGCTCCACAATCTAAAGCTAGTGCTGCAACAACATATCAAGTGCAATCAGGAGATACATTCTGGATTATTGGTAAAAAGTATGGAGTTCCTGTTAAATCTTTAATGTCAACAAATAATAAATCTTCACATTTATTATTTATCGGTGAAAAACTAGTTATACCTCAAACAATAACAGCATCAGAGATGGATTTATTGGCTCGTCTTGTAAATGCAGAAGCAAAAGGTGAACCTTATGCTGGTAAAGTTGCTGTTGCTTCAGTTGTATTAAACCGTGTAGACAGTTCTTTATTCCCAAATTCTATTTCAAGTGTTATTTATCAGAAAGATCAAGGTTACTATGCTTTTACACCTGTTCAAAACGGAACAATTAATTCACCTGCAGATGCATCAGCAAAAGCAGCAGTAAAAGAAGCTTTAGCTTTCCGCGGAATGGGGAAAGGCTCATTATATTTCTATAATCCTAAAACAGCAAAAAGCACTTGGATTACATCACGTCAAGTGACAGTAACTATTGGTAATCACCGCTTTGCGAAATAA